One part of the Desulfonema ishimotonii genome encodes these proteins:
- a CDS encoding uracil-DNA glycosylase family protein, giving the protein MTIDNTIDALVRELSPLRFGPPVSHVYNPLEYARKSHDLYLHQYGKSPKTAVLMGMNPGPWGMAQTGVPFGEVGAVRDWLDIEAPVGTPAHMHPKRPIEGFACEKSEVSGRRLWGWAKERFVTPDRFFSQFFVANYCPLVFMEESGRNRTPDKLPKAEKKLLFAICDQALRETVEYLQPRYVVGVGVFAESRAKAALKGMDVIIGRITHPSPANPRANRGWAELAEKELGALGIGGVTDLLQN; this is encoded by the coding sequence ATGACCATCGACAATACGATTGACGCACTTGTAAGGGAACTCAGCCCGCTCCGTTTCGGACCGCCCGTGAGCCATGTTTACAATCCCCTGGAATACGCACGGAAAAGCCATGATCTGTATCTGCATCAGTACGGAAAATCGCCCAAAACGGCTGTCCTAATGGGAATGAATCCCGGCCCCTGGGGCATGGCCCAGACCGGTGTGCCCTTCGGGGAGGTCGGGGCCGTCAGGGACTGGCTGGACATTGAGGCCCCTGTGGGCACGCCTGCGCATATGCACCCCAAACGGCCCATAGAGGGGTTTGCCTGTGAAAAAAGCGAGGTCAGCGGACGTCGCCTGTGGGGATGGGCCAAAGAGCGGTTTGTCACGCCGGATCGGTTTTTCTCGCAGTTTTTCGTGGCGAACTACTGTCCGCTGGTGTTCATGGAGGAGAGCGGGCGGAACCGCACGCCGGACAAGCTGCCCAAAGCGGAAAAGAAGCTCCTGTTTGCGATCTGTGACCAGGCCCTTCGGGAGACCGTGGAATATCTTCAGCCCCGGTATGTGGTGGGCGTTGGCGTGTTTGCCGAATCCCGCGCAAAAGCAGCCCTGAAGGGCATGGATGTGATCATCGGCAGAATCACCCACCCCAGCCCGGCCAATCCCCGCGCCAACAGGGGATGGGCCGAACTGGCAGAAAAGGAGCTGGGGGCGTTGGGGATCGGGGGGGTAACAGATCTCCTGCAAAACTGA